Proteins encoded within one genomic window of Conchiformibius steedae:
- a CDS encoding response regulator — MNTIRIVLIDDHTLFRSGIKALLARQADCEVIGEAADGLSGVKLVEQLAPDVVLLDLDMPVMNGREALAQILSSRPEQTVIILTVSEDSEDLTECMRLGARGFLLKNIHADFLVDAVKKAFHGDNVFSPEMTARLVQSLIRPQAPAESCALDTLTPREMEILGHLAVGHSNKIIARQLDLAESTIKVHVQNILRKLELNSRVQAAVYAVQHNVAVPHN, encoded by the coding sequence ATGAATACCATACGCATTGTATTAATAGACGACCATACCCTGTTCCGCAGCGGCATCAAAGCCCTGCTGGCGCGGCAGGCAGATTGTGAAGTAATAGGCGAAGCCGCAGACGGATTAAGCGGCGTCAAACTGGTGGAACAGCTTGCCCCCGATGTGGTGCTGCTGGATTTGGATATGCCCGTGATGAACGGGCGCGAAGCCTTGGCGCAAATACTCAGCAGCCGTCCCGAACAAACCGTGATTATTTTAACCGTATCGGAAGACAGCGAAGATTTAACCGAATGTATGCGTTTGGGCGCGCGCGGGTTTTTATTGAAAAACATTCATGCCGATTTTTTGGTGGATGCCGTTAAAAAAGCCTTTCACGGCGACAATGTGTTTTCCCCCGAAATGACGGCGCGGCTGGTGCAGTCGCTGATTCGTCCGCAAGCCCCCGCCGAAAGCTGCGCCCTCGACACGCTCACCCCGCGCGAAATGGAAATTTTGGGACATCTGGCGGTAGGACACAGCAATAAAATCATTGCCCGACAATTGGATTTGGCAGAATCCACCATTAAAGTACATGTTCAAAATATTTTACGCAAGCTGGAACTGAACAGCCGCGTACAGGCTGCGGTGTATGCGGTACAGCATAATGTTGCCGTTCCCCATAACTGA
- a CDS encoding pirin family protein: MQTVYHAADSRGMAHHGWLKSAHTFSFANYYNPQRMGFGVLRVINDDFVEGGEGFGTHPHRDMEIISVPLSGDLAHRDSMGNGSIIRNGDIQVMSAGTGVTHSEMNANADQAVKFLQIWILPRHNAVKPRYQQITIADQAKPNDFQQILSPNPDDDGVWIHQDAWFSLARFDKGTKKRYDVKRAGNGVYVFVIKGEAKIGDVQLKQRDGLGVWDAEGFDVEATADAEILLMDVPLDVAASTNRPLN; encoded by the coding sequence ATGCAAACCGTTTACCACGCAGCCGATTCTCGCGGTATGGCACATCATGGCTGGCTGAAAAGCGCCCACACTTTTAGCTTCGCTAACTACTATAACCCCCAGCGTATGGGCTTTGGCGTATTGCGCGTGATTAATGACGACTTTGTAGAAGGTGGCGAAGGCTTTGGCACGCACCCCCACCGCGATATGGAAATTATTTCCGTACCTTTGAGCGGCGACTTGGCGCACCGCGACAGCATGGGTAACGGCAGCATTATCCGCAACGGTGATATTCAAGTGATGTCTGCGGGTACAGGCGTGACCCACAGCGAAATGAATGCTAACGCTGACCAAGCGGTTAAATTCCTGCAAATTTGGATTCTGCCGCGCCACAATGCTGTAAAACCGCGCTATCAGCAAATTACCATTGCTGACCAAGCGAAACCCAATGATTTTCAACAAATCCTGTCACCTAATCCTGATGATGATGGCGTATGGATTCACCAAGATGCTTGGTTCTCGTTGGCGCGTTTTGATAAAGGCACGAAAAAACGTTACGATGTAAAACGTGCAGGCAACGGAGTGTATGTGTTTGTGATTAAAGGCGAAGCCAAAATCGGCGACGTGCAATTGAAACAGCGCGACGGTTTGGGCGTGTGGGATGCGGAAGGCTTTGATGTGGAAGCCACTGCCGATGCCGAAATCCTGTTGATGGACGTGCCTTTGGATGTGGCAGCCAGCACCAATCGTCCTTTGAACTAA
- the modA gene encoding molybdate ABC transporter substrate-binding protein: MKKIIALCVWLGMVLPAAAAEITVSAAASLRDAFAEMAADYQTLYPDAKVKLNTGASGTLLRQLLHGAPVDVLATADEATMRRAVAAGAVRADSRVVFAGNALVLVLPQSSPHKGFAPADLRQAGVRRIAVGQPDSVPAGAYAKAFLLKQGLWADVQAKLVYAQNVRQALAYVARGEADAGLVYRTDALSARGKVRVAAVLAGEPVRYPAAVSSRSRQPAEARRFVVYLQSARAQGILQKYGFSKP; the protein is encoded by the coding sequence ATGAAAAAAATCATTGCTTTGTGTGTGTGGCTGGGTATGGTATTGCCTGCGGCGGCGGCGGAAATTACGGTTTCGGCGGCTGCCAGCCTGCGCGATGCGTTTGCGGAAATGGCGGCGGATTACCAAACGCTGTATCCCGATGCAAAGGTAAAGCTGAATACGGGGGCTTCGGGTACACTGTTGCGCCAGTTGTTACACGGTGCGCCTGTAGATGTGCTGGCAACGGCAGATGAGGCAACGATGCGGCGTGCGGTGGCAGCGGGGGCGGTACGCGCCGACAGCCGTGTGGTGTTTGCGGGCAATGCGCTGGTGCTGGTGTTGCCGCAGTCGTCGCCGCACAAAGGGTTTGCACCTGCGGATTTGCGTCAGGCGGGGGTAAGGCGGATTGCGGTGGGTCAGCCCGACAGTGTGCCTGCGGGGGCGTATGCCAAGGCGTTTTTACTGAAACAGGGGCTGTGGGCAGATGTGCAGGCAAAATTGGTGTATGCGCAAAATGTGCGTCAGGCTTTGGCGTATGTGGCGCGGGGGGAGGCAGATGCGGGTTTGGTGTACCGCACAGATGCTTTATCGGCACGGGGTAAGGTGCGGGTGGCGGCGGTATTGGCAGGCGAACCCGTGCGCTATCCTGCGGCGGTGAGCAGCCGTTCGCGTCAGCCTGCGGAAGCGCGGCGTTTTGTGGTGTATCTGCAATCGGCGCGGGCGCAGGGGATTTTGCAAAAATACGGTTTCAGCAAGCCTTAA
- the narH gene encoding nitrate reductase subunit beta — protein MKIRAQVGMVLNLDKCIGCHTCSVTCKNVWTSRDGVEYAWFNNVETKPGIGFPKNWEDQEKWNGGWVRKPDGKLVPKQGGKLKILANIFANPNMPQIDDYYEPFTYDYEHLQNAPKMNTPPTARPVSVLTGKKMDKIEWGPNWEDDLAGEFEKRAKDVLFEGIQKEMHAAFEQTFMMYLPRLCEHCLNPTCIASCPSGSIYKREDDGIVLIDQDKCRGWRMCVSGCPYKKIYYNWTSGKAEKCTFCYPRIEGGQPTVCSETCVGRIRYLGVLLYDADKIEQAASVENPQDLYEQQLGLFLNPHDPEVQREALKQGISQSWLDAAKNSPVYKMAMEWKVAFPLHPEYRTLPMVWYIPPLSPIQSAIENGLVGENGIIPSVDEMRIPLRYLANLLTAGKVEPIKAALERMIAMRRFKRGQTVHGETLAQTLDGTGLTPEMVEDMYQIMAIANYEDRFVIPSSHKEMVENSFDDKASCGFTFGNGCSGGESEQSLFGKRKGTPIIFHGLRKDAEKNRQNGVR, from the coding sequence ATGAAAATCAGAGCGCAAGTCGGCATGGTGCTGAATTTGGACAAATGTATCGGCTGCCACACCTGCTCCGTTACCTGCAAAAACGTGTGGACCAGCCGCGACGGCGTGGAATATGCGTGGTTTAACAATGTGGAAACCAAGCCTGGCATCGGTTTTCCCAAAAACTGGGAAGACCAAGAAAAATGGAACGGCGGCTGGGTGCGCAAACCCGACGGCAAACTTGTTCCCAAGCAGGGCGGCAAGCTGAAAATCCTCGCCAATATTTTTGCCAACCCCAATATGCCGCAGATTGACGACTATTACGAGCCGTTTACCTACGACTACGAGCATCTGCAAAACGCCCCGAAAATGAACACCCCGCCCACTGCCCGTCCCGTATCGGTGCTGACCGGTAAAAAAATGGACAAGATTGAATGGGGACCGAACTGGGAAGACGATTTGGCAGGCGAATTTGAAAAACGCGCCAAAGACGTATTGTTTGAAGGCATTCAAAAAGAAATGCACGCCGCGTTTGAGCAGACCTTTATGATGTACCTACCGCGCCTGTGCGAACACTGCTTAAACCCCACCTGTATCGCTTCCTGTCCTTCAGGCAGCATTTACAAACGCGAAGACGACGGCATTGTTTTGATTGACCAAGACAAATGTCGCGGCTGGCGTATGTGTGTTTCAGGCTGCCCCTACAAAAAAATCTATTACAACTGGACGTCAGGCAAAGCCGAAAAATGCACTTTCTGCTATCCGCGCATTGAAGGCGGACAACCCACCGTATGTTCCGAAACCTGTGTCGGACGCATCCGCTATTTGGGTGTGCTGCTGTACGATGCCGACAAAATCGAGCAAGCCGCATCGGTAGAAAACCCGCAGGATTTGTATGAACAGCAACTGGGCTTGTTCCTTAATCCGCACGACCCCGAAGTACAGCGCGAAGCCCTGAAACAAGGCATCAGCCAAAGCTGGTTGGACGCGGCGAAAAATTCGCCCGTGTACAAAATGGCAATGGAATGGAAAGTCGCTTTTCCGCTGCATCCCGAATACCGCACCCTGCCGATGGTGTGGTATATCCCGCCGCTGTCGCCGATTCAGTCTGCCATTGAAAACGGCTTGGTGGGCGAAAACGGCATTATCCCCAGCGTAGATGAAATGCGTATTCCCCTGCGCTATCTGGCGAATTTGCTGACCGCAGGCAAAGTAGAGCCGATTAAAGCCGCTTTGGAACGCATGATTGCCATGCGCCGCTTTAAGCGCGGGCAAACCGTACACGGCGAAACTTTGGCACAAACCTTGGACGGCACAGGCTTAACCCCCGAAATGGTGGAAGACATGTATCAGATTATGGCGATTGCCAATTATGAAGACCGCTTTGTGATTCCGTCTTCCCACAAAGAAATGGTGGAAAACAGCTTTGACGACAAAGCAAGCTGCGGCTTTACTTTCGGCAACGGCTGTTCGGGCGGCGAAAGCGAACAAAGCCTGTTCGGTAAACGCAAAGGCACGCCGATTATTTTTCACGGTCTGCGCAAAGATGCCGAGAAAAACCGTCAAAACGGAGTGCGCTAA
- a CDS encoding sulfate/molybdate ABC transporter ATP-binding protein: MNIFDFSIHTRLDGERPFVLQADCRSRARRLALVGASGAGKSLTMQIVAGLFPAQHARIVINGQVLADTARRVWLPPQQRRIGLVFQDFALFPHLTVAQNIAFGLHTGWRNPPRRPFAPAVREWLAQMELEAVADRYPHQISGGQKQRTALARACIGEPRCLLLDEPFSALDTALRRQMRDTVARLQSRLHIPMLLISHDEADVRALADEVIRIEQGCTV, from the coding sequence ATGAATATATTTGATTTTTCCATACATACCCGCTTGGACGGCGAACGTCCGTTTGTTTTGCAGGCAGATTGCCGCAGCCGCGCCCGCCGTTTGGCACTGGTGGGCGCATCGGGTGCGGGCAAAAGCCTGACCATGCAGATTGTGGCGGGTTTGTTTCCCGCACAGCACGCCCGTATCGTGATTAACGGACAAGTATTGGCAGACACTGCCCGCCGTGTGTGGCTGCCGCCGCAGCAACGGCGCATCGGGCTGGTGTTTCAAGATTTTGCCCTGTTTCCGCATTTAACGGTGGCGCAAAATATTGCCTTTGGTTTACACACGGGTTGGCGCAATCCGCCGCGCCGTCCGTTTGCGCCCGCCGTGCGCGAATGGCTGGCACAAATGGAATTGGAAGCGGTTGCCGACCGTTATCCCCATCAGATTTCAGGCGGACAAAAACAGCGTACCGCCTTGGCGCGGGCCTGTATCGGCGAACCGCGCTGCCTGCTGTTGGACGAGCCTTTTTCGGCTTTAGACACCGCATTGCGCCGTCAGATGCGCGACACGGTTGCCCGACTGCAAAGCCGTTTGCACATACCGATGCTGCTGATTAGCCATGATGAAGCCGATGTTCGCGCACTGGCAGACGAAGTTATCCGCATAGAGCAGGGGTGTACGGTTTAG
- the narI gene encoding respiratory nitrate reductase subunit gamma has product MNTFHQFFFGIYPYICLSVFLLGSLFRFEREQYSWKSESSQILYEGDLRLGNILFHIGVLAVFFGHLVGLLTPLWVWELLGISHSAKQIFAMLMGGVFGLTALAGLLLLIRRRFKCDRLAANSTWRDKLVLLWILATLVLGLLTIFVSMGHTDGHEMVKLMKWAQHIVTLRGGAAEFIEDTHLLFKLHIVMGMTFFLIFPFTRMVHVWSGFASLGYLGRAWQVVRRR; this is encoded by the coding sequence ATGAACACTTTTCATCAATTTTTCTTTGGGATTTACCCCTATATTTGCTTAAGCGTGTTTTTACTCGGCAGCCTGTTCCGTTTTGAACGCGAACAGTATTCGTGGAAAAGCGAATCCAGCCAGATTTTGTATGAAGGCGATTTGCGTTTGGGCAATATCCTGTTTCACATCGGCGTGCTGGCAGTGTTTTTCGGGCATCTGGTCGGACTGCTGACACCGCTGTGGGTGTGGGAGCTGCTGGGCATCAGTCACAGTGCCAAACAGATTTTTGCCATGCTGATGGGCGGCGTGTTCGGTTTGACCGCGCTGGCAGGTTTGCTGCTGCTGATTCGCCGCCGCTTCAAATGCGACCGTCTCGCCGCCAACAGCACATGGCGTGACAAACTGGTGTTGCTGTGGATTCTTGCCACGCTGGTGTTGGGTTTGCTTACCATTTTTGTCAGCATGGGACACACAGACGGACACGAAATGGTAAAACTGATGAAATGGGCGCAACACATCGTTACCTTGCGCGGTGGTGCGGCGGAGTTTATTGAAGACACCCATTTGCTGTTTAAACTGCATATTGTTATGGGCATGACCTTTTTCCTGATTTTCCCGTTTACCCGCATGGTGCATGTGTGGAGCGGTTTTGCCAGCTTGGGCTATTTGGGACGCGCATGGCAGGTGGTGCGCCGCCGTTAA
- a CDS encoding MFS transporter: MASEQYKRYSVLVSSTWSFTMCFMVWMMLAVVGIPVKNQLGLSETEFGILAAMPVLSGSLVRVPLGMMTDRFGGRIVMFCLMMASVPAIFLMQYADAYWQFLLIGLVMGLAGGAFSVGTPYVARWFPKEQQGLAMGVFGAGNAGSALNKFIAPALIAAGTWTLVPNVYAAIMLATAIIFWFTSYHDPKHLTSSSVTLKDQLALLKDPGVLRYSQYYSVVFGGYVALALWMTKYYVGEYGLSLQTAALLAACFSLPGGVLRAFGGYLSDKFGAYKVTWAVMWVCWVCFFILSYPQTELLIHGKNGDIALSIGLNVYVFTALMFAVGIATAVGKASVFKFVADDYPTNIGAVSGIVGLAGGLGGFLLPIMFGVLEDWTGVRSTSFMLLYGTVCVSLVWMHFSFKAKAKA; this comes from the coding sequence ATGGCTTCCGAGCAGTATAAACGCTATTCGGTACTGGTGAGCAGTACTTGGTCGTTTACCATGTGTTTTATGGTGTGGATGATGCTGGCGGTGGTGGGCATTCCCGTTAAAAATCAGTTGGGTTTGAGCGAAACCGAATTTGGTATTTTGGCGGCGATGCCTGTGTTATCGGGGTCACTGGTGCGTGTGCCGTTGGGGATGATGACCGACCGTTTCGGCGGACGTATTGTGATGTTCTGCCTGATGATGGCGAGCGTACCGGCGATTTTTCTGATGCAGTATGCCGATGCGTATTGGCAGTTTTTGCTGATTGGTTTGGTGATGGGCTTGGCAGGCGGGGCGTTTTCGGTGGGAACGCCGTATGTGGCGCGTTGGTTTCCGAAAGAGCAGCAGGGTTTGGCAATGGGTGTGTTTGGTGCGGGCAATGCAGGCAGCGCCTTAAATAAATTTATTGCGCCTGCTTTGATTGCGGCAGGCACTTGGACTTTGGTGCCGAATGTGTATGCGGCGATTATGCTGGCAACCGCCATTATTTTTTGGTTTACCAGCTACCACGACCCCAAGCATCTGACTTCTTCCAGCGTTACTTTAAAAGACCAACTGGCTTTGCTGAAAGACCCCGGTGTGTTGCGTTACAGCCAATATTATTCGGTGGTGTTCGGCGGTTATGTGGCTTTGGCCTTGTGGATGACCAAGTATTATGTGGGCGAATACGGTTTGAGCCTGCAAACGGCGGCTTTGCTGGCGGCGTGTTTTTCGCTGCCCGGCGGGGTGTTGCGGGCGTTTGGCGGTTATTTGTCGGATAAATTCGGCGCATACAAGGTAACTTGGGCGGTGATGTGGGTGTGTTGGGTGTGCTTTTTTATTTTGTCGTATCCGCAAACCGAGCTGCTGATTCACGGTAAAAACGGCGATATTGCTTTAAGCATCGGTTTGAATGTGTATGTGTTTACCGCACTGATGTTTGCGGTGGGGATTGCCACGGCGGTGGGTAAGGCTTCGGTGTTTAAATTTGTGGCAGACGATTATCCGACCAATATCGGTGCGGTATCGGGTATTGTCGGATTGGCAGGCGGTTTGGGCGGTTTCTTGCTGCCGATTATGTTCGGCGTGCTGGAAGACTGGACGGGCGTGCGTTCCACATCGTTTATGCTGCTGTATGGCACGGTGTGCGTATCGCTGGTTTGGATGCACTTTTCTTTTAAAGCCAAAGCCAAGGCTTAA
- the modB gene encoding molybdate ABC transporter permease subunit, translating to MMSALYLSLKVAFAATAANLVLGVAVAWLLARCRFWGKELLDVALTLPMVMPPTVVGYYLLVLFGREGVLGQWLQTVFGINLIFTWQGAALAAAVVTFPLVVQPARAALEGVKPQYEQAARLAGLSEAALFWRVTLPLAWRGILAGLLLAFARALGEFGATLMIAGSIPGETQTLSVAVYEAVQAGDDETAWQLVVLISCVCVAVLWITRRLSTGKGAV from the coding sequence ATGATGTCTGCGTTGTATTTGTCGCTAAAGGTGGCGTTTGCGGCTACGGCTGCCAATTTGGTGTTGGGGGTGGCGGTGGCGTGGCTGTTGGCGCGTTGCCGTTTTTGGGGAAAAGAGCTGTTGGACGTGGCTTTGACTTTGCCGATGGTGATGCCGCCTACGGTGGTGGGCTATTATCTGCTGGTGTTGTTCGGGCGTGAGGGGGTGTTGGGGCAGTGGCTGCAAACGGTGTTCGGCATCAATCTGATTTTTACTTGGCAGGGGGCGGCGCTGGCGGCGGCGGTGGTAACGTTTCCTTTGGTGGTACAGCCGGCGCGCGCGGCTTTGGAAGGTGTCAAACCGCAATACGAACAGGCGGCGCGTTTGGCGGGCTTGTCGGAAGCGGCGTTGTTTTGGCGGGTAACGCTGCCTTTGGCGTGGCGGGGGATTTTGGCGGGACTGCTGCTGGCGTTTGCGCGGGCGTTGGGCGAATTCGGTGCTACGCTGATGATTGCAGGCAGTATTCCGGGCGAAACGCAAACGTTGTCGGTGGCGGTGTATGAAGCGGTGCAGGCAGGCGATGACGAAACCGCTTGGCAGCTGGTGGTGTTGATTTCCTGCGTGTGTGTGGCGGTGTTGTGGATCACGCGCCGTTTGAGTACGGGCAAAGGTGCAGTATGA
- the narJ gene encoding nitrate reductase molybdenum cofactor assembly chaperone encodes MERNPVYQWFSVLLCYPEAELQAALPELRQFLHDCADLQAYRAALDGFLDAVAHSSLREWQESYVATFDRNRSHALYIFEHVYGEDRDRGSAMVDLLEEYRSSGWELGDDELPDYLPALLEYLAQIPADRAAKLLGDAVHVIAHIGGKLAQNASPYAVLFEALASLSPVAAQPLIEPPVRDMDEAMETFGADISGVEPLLKPQPQTATVQFYPQAAAPARQGA; translated from the coding sequence ATGGAACGCAATCCCGTTTACCAATGGTTTTCCGTGCTGCTGTGCTATCCCGAAGCCGAGCTTCAGGCAGCTTTGCCCGAACTGCGCCAATTTTTACATGATTGCGCCGATTTGCAGGCTTACCGTGCGGCGTTGGACGGCTTTTTAGACGCTGTGGCACACAGCAGTTTGCGCGAATGGCAGGAAAGCTATGTCGCCACCTTTGACCGCAACCGCAGCCATGCCCTGTATATTTTTGAGCATGTATATGGCGAAGACCGCGACCGCGGCAGTGCCATGGTGGATTTGCTGGAAGAATACCGCAGTAGCGGTTGGGAGTTGGGCGACGACGAACTACCCGACTACTTGCCTGCGCTGCTGGAATATTTGGCGCAGATTCCCGCCGACCGCGCCGCCAAGCTGTTGGGCGATGCCGTTCATGTGATTGCTCATATCGGCGGCAAACTCGCCCAAAACGCCTCGCCCTATGCCGTGCTGTTTGAAGCTTTGGCATCACTCAGTCCCGTTGCTGCGCAGCCGTTGATTGAACCGCCCGTGCGCGATATGGACGAAGCCATGGAAACCTTCGGCGCAGATATTTCGGGCGTTGAACCCCTGCTCAAACCGCAGCCGCAAACCGCTACCGTACAGTTTTACCCGCAGGCAGCCGCACCTGCCCGCCAAGGAGCTTAA
- a CDS encoding NarK family nitrate/nitrite MFS transporter: MSHLIQHWQPEDPEFWRSTGKKVAKRNLWISIPALLLAFAIWQVWSVAVVNLPNIGFKYTENQLFWLAAVPALSGATLRIFYSFMVPVFGGRKWTVLSTASLLLPALGLGFAVQNPDTGYGTMLLLALLCGFGGGNFSSSMANISFFYPKAEKGTALGLNAGLGNLGVSAVQFVVPLIITAGVFGALGGEAQTWAKDGVSKQIWLQNAGFVWVPFIVLSTLAAWFGMNDLASAKASFKEQAVIFKRKHNWIMCVLYLGTFGSFIGFAAGFPLLTKSQFSGIDPVKYAFIGPLVGALARPFGGWLSDKIQSGAKVTQWVFAGMIVAVAGVIAFLPTNGQGGNFWGFFACFVALFALTGIGNGSTFMQVPVIFLNQHQQFAKQGLVSEEQARLNATKEGAAVVGFTAAFAAYGGFFIPKSYGTSIELTGSVNGALIGFIVFYALCLLLNWWFYARKGAEARC; this comes from the coding sequence ATGTCTCATCTTATTCAACATTGGCAACCCGAAGACCCCGAATTTTGGCGCAGTACCGGCAAAAAAGTTGCCAAACGCAATTTGTGGATTTCCATTCCCGCGCTGCTGCTGGCATTTGCCATTTGGCAGGTGTGGAGCGTGGCGGTGGTCAATCTGCCCAATATCGGCTTTAAATATACCGAAAACCAATTATTCTGGCTGGCTGCCGTACCGGCATTGTCGGGCGCGACGCTGCGGATTTTTTACTCGTTTATGGTGCCGGTATTCGGCGGGCGCAAATGGACGGTGCTTTCCACCGCCAGCCTGCTGCTGCCTGCGCTGGGTTTGGGCTTTGCCGTACAAAACCCCGATACGGGCTACGGCACGATGTTGCTGTTGGCATTATTGTGCGGATTTGGCGGCGGTAATTTTTCGTCCAGCATGGCGAACATCAGCTTTTTTTATCCCAAAGCCGAAAAAGGCACAGCCTTGGGCTTAAACGCAGGCTTGGGCAATTTGGGCGTATCGGCGGTGCAGTTTGTCGTGCCTTTGATTATTACCGCAGGCGTATTCGGTGCATTGGGCGGTGAAGCGCAAACATGGGCGAAAGACGGCGTCAGCAAACAAATCTGGCTGCAAAACGCAGGCTTTGTGTGGGTGCCGTTTATTGTGCTTTCCACTTTGGCAGCGTGGTTCGGCATGAACGACTTGGCCAGCGCCAAAGCCAGTTTTAAAGAACAAGCGGTTATTTTCAAAAGAAAACACAACTGGATTATGTGCGTGCTGTATTTGGGTACATTCGGCTCGTTTATCGGTTTTGCCGCAGGTTTTCCGCTGTTGACCAAAAGCCAGTTTTCCGGCATTGACCCCGTTAAATACGCTTTTATCGGCCCTTTGGTGGGTGCATTGGCACGACCGTTTGGCGGTTGGCTTTCCGATAAAATTCAAAGCGGTGCTAAAGTAACGCAATGGGTGTTTGCCGGTATGATTGTGGCGGTGGCGGGTGTAATCGCCTTTTTGCCGACAAACGGGCAGGGCGGTAATTTTTGGGGCTTTTTTGCCTGCTTTGTTGCCTTGTTTGCGCTGACGGGCATCGGCAACGGCTCAACCTTTATGCAAGTGCCGGTTATTTTCTTAAACCAGCACCAGCAGTTTGCCAAACAAGGCTTGGTGAGTGAAGAACAGGCGCGTTTGAACGCTACCAAAGAAGGCGCGGCTGTGGTGGGCTTTACCGCTGCTTTTGCGGCTTACGGCGGCTTTTTTATCCCCAAAAGCTATGGCACGTCTATTGAACTGACGGGCAGTGTAAACGGTGCGTTAATCGGCTTTATTGTATTTTATGCGTTGTGTTTGCTATTAAACTGGTGGTTTTACGCCCGCAAAGGTGCAGAAGCGCGTTGTTAA